One part of the Deltaproteobacteria bacterium genome encodes these proteins:
- a CDS encoding lamin tail domain-containing protein, translating into MKITHPLLAILVASISLSAGCFGAVNDEGCGDGELQAGETCDGDCPTECDDANPCTVDGLEGSAETCSALCRHDAITVCDTAASDACCPSGCNEASDLDCSDACGNGVVDPGETCDGNCPASCDDQDVCTTDTLTGTVSSCSAACEFAPITACQNGDGCCPNACDSTSDDDCSDACGNGTLDPGETCDGDCPANCEDGQVCTTDTLTGSAGNCTAACLHNTIATCVSGDGCCPGGCNAGVDSDCGPSCGNGYVDVNETCDGDCPASCDDGQACTADSSIGSAGSCDLECVNQPRTSCVSGDGCCPGGACNAGNDSDCGPSCGNGYVDTNETCDGDCPATCNDGQVCTTDSSSGSAGSCDLVCSNVPITACVGGDGCCPGACSSANDSDCSATCVGIGAVRAAATGVANATVSLQLCPALVTYVSDQGYALQVGTTGPAISVYEGFGWVPDVQVGDEIRMHVTQVSDYHGLQEITLHDPVQLLSSGNAVNTLRQNLSAGIVPSEGLESELVRVDGITVTAISGLDLTVSYGTATGVVFRADSTTTLGFCVGATFDFRGLATEYDVHRLQSFADTDISAFDASSCQSLGRAPLPGDLVINELLADPSPTLGDANCDGLISSGEDEFVEIVNVSGVDLDLGGVSLWDGTAQRHTFLSVGLPAGGVMVVFGGGTPSCLWPANVQVQTAGSLGLNNAGDTVSLLDPLSVVLDSVTYPLPAGDADTSITRYPDLTGTFVQHATTPAGLPHSPGRRVDGAAF; encoded by the coding sequence ATGAAGATCACCCACCCACTGCTCGCCATCCTCGTGGCCTCGATCTCGCTCTCGGCGGGCTGCTTCGGCGCGGTCAACGACGAGGGCTGTGGCGACGGGGAGCTCCAGGCCGGCGAGACCTGCGACGGCGACTGCCCCACCGAGTGCGACGACGCCAACCCCTGCACCGTCGACGGCCTCGAGGGCAGCGCCGAGACCTGCTCGGCCCTCTGCCGCCACGACGCGATCACCGTCTGCGACACCGCGGCGAGCGACGCCTGCTGCCCGAGCGGCTGCAACGAGGCCAGCGATCTCGACTGCTCGGACGCCTGCGGGAACGGCGTGGTGGACCCCGGCGAGACCTGTGACGGCAACTGCCCGGCGAGCTGCGACGATCAGGACGTCTGCACCACCGACACCCTCACCGGCACGGTCTCCTCCTGCTCGGCGGCCTGCGAGTTCGCCCCGATCACGGCCTGCCAGAACGGCGACGGCTGCTGCCCCAACGCCTGCGACTCCACCAGCGACGACGACTGCTCCGACGCCTGCGGTAACGGCACCCTGGATCCCGGCGAGACCTGCGACGGGGACTGCCCGGCGAACTGCGAGGACGGCCAGGTCTGCACCACCGACACCCTCACCGGCAGCGCCGGCAACTGCACGGCGGCCTGCCTCCACAACACCATCGCCACCTGCGTGAGCGGGGACGGCTGCTGCCCCGGGGGCTGCAACGCCGGGGTCGACAGCGACTGCGGCCCCTCCTGCGGCAACGGCTACGTGGACGTGAACGAGACCTGCGACGGGGACTGCCCGGCGAGCTGCGACGACGGGCAGGCCTGCACCGCCGACTCCTCGATCGGCAGCGCGGGCAGCTGCGACCTCGAGTGCGTGAACCAACCCCGGACCAGCTGCGTGAGCGGCGACGGCTGCTGCCCGGGGGGCGCCTGCAACGCGGGCAACGACAGCGACTGCGGCCCCTCCTGCGGCAACGGCTACGTGGACACGAACGAGACCTGCGACGGGGACTGCCCGGCCACCTGCAACGACGGGCAGGTCTGCACGACCGACAGCTCGAGCGGCAGCGCCGGGAGCTGCGATCTGGTCTGCTCCAACGTGCCGATCACCGCCTGCGTCGGCGGCGACGGCTGCTGCCCCGGGGCCTGCAGCAGCGCCAACGACAGCGACTGCAGCGCCACCTGCGTGGGCATCGGGGCGGTGCGGGCCGCGGCCACGGGCGTGGCCAACGCCACCGTGAGCCTGCAGCTCTGCCCGGCGCTGGTCACCTACGTCAGCGACCAGGGCTACGCGCTCCAGGTGGGGACCACCGGGCCGGCGATCTCGGTCTACGAGGGCTTCGGCTGGGTGCCCGACGTGCAGGTGGGGGACGAGATCCGGATGCACGTCACCCAGGTCTCCGACTACCACGGCCTCCAGGAGATCACCCTCCACGACCCGGTGCAGCTCCTCTCCTCCGGCAACGCGGTGAACACCCTGCGCCAGAACCTCTCGGCCGGGATCGTCCCCTCCGAGGGCCTCGAGTCCGAGCTGGTGCGGGTGGACGGCATCACGGTCACCGCCATCAGCGGGCTCGACCTCACGGTGAGCTACGGCACCGCCACCGGCGTCGTCTTCCGGGCCGACAGCACGACCACCCTGGGCTTCTGCGTGGGGGCCACCTTCGACTTCCGGGGGCTCGCCACCGAGTACGACGTCCACCGCCTGCAGTCCTTCGCCGACACCGACATCAGCGCCTTCGACGCCTCCAGCTGCCAGAGCCTGGGGCGGGCGCCGCTGCCGGGAGATCTCGTGATCAACGAGCTGCTGGCCGACCCCTCGCCCACCCTCGGCGACGCCAACTGCGACGGCTTGATCAGCTCCGGCGAGGACGAGTTCGTCGAGATCGTGAACGTCTCGGGGGTCGATCTCGACCTCGGCGGGGTGTCGCTCTGGGACGGGACCGCGCAGCGCCACACCTTCCTCTCGGTGGGGCTGCCCGCCGGCGGGGTGATGGTCGTCTTCGGGGGCGGCACGCCTTCCTGCCTCTGGCCGGCCAACGTCCAGGTGCAGACCGCCGGCAGCCTGGGGCTCAACAACGCGGGGGACACCGTCTCCCTCCTCGATCCGCTGAGCGTCGTGCTGGACAGCGTCACCTACCCCCTGCCCGCCGGCGACGCGGACACCTCGATCACGCGCTACCCCGACCTGACGGGGACCTTCGTGCAACACGCCACCACCCCCGCCGGCCTTCCCCACTCACCCGGGCGGCGGGTCGACGGCGCGGCCTTCTGA
- a CDS encoding arsenate reductase (glutaredoxin) translates to MLDEKKIAYRYREYTEEPLSAEELKAVLAKLGLGPKDLLRKNDKAYKELGLTGKEADGKLIKLMAEHPTLLQRPIGVKGRKAVVGRPIENLLEF, encoded by the coding sequence TTGCTCGACGAGAAGAAGATCGCCTACCGCTACCGCGAGTACACCGAGGAGCCCCTCTCGGCCGAGGAGCTGAAGGCGGTCCTGGCCAAGCTGGGTCTGGGCCCGAAGGATCTCCTCCGGAAGAACGACAAGGCCTACAAGGAGCTGGGGCTGACCGGGAAGGAAGCGGACGGGAAGCTCATCAAGCTGATGGCCGAGCACCCCACCCTGCTCCAGCGCCCCATCGGGGTGAAGGGCCGGAAAGCGGTGGTCGGCCGGCCCATCGAGAACCTGCTGGAGTTCTAG
- a CDS encoding ATP-binding protein produces the protein MPGSGEGLKGGRLDLLAQVSGAVSQVRLEQADTGLTRLLELLVTELGAGSGSLYRIDLAKQEVEKLARWGEFEAPDWSYSLATAPELAGRLLAGEPILLEVAGLEAPVRALFEPLGIAAGLVVPMMVRGQPWGVIAFWWGKELEFPRELPPALSSVATLVGSLLARLEAEQARERAETWYRLHAEASSEVMVLHREGFILDVNEACLRFMGIEREQVVGRPAVDFIHADDRARVLKRIASGDVEPTEIRFLRADGSYRWGSVAARNATLDGQPVRLIVGRDITEQRRAREIEARARQTQRLESIGVLAGGVAHDFNNLLVGILGNAEAALADLEVGPRRQAVEHIREAALRARGLTGQLLAYAGQSQGELSEVDLNDRIELLLPLLDAIRTGAVRVETRLCSGLPGVMADGAQLDQVVMNLAGNAAEALGGEGTVVIRTEVVTIDEGGGAATLSDRLEPGEYVVVEVRDDGSGMDAEARQRAFDPFFSTKREGRGLGLAVVHGVVRGLGGAIGLETAPGRGTRIRVYLPGLGRPARSAEEPRESEAPMTTGRILIVDDEPMVRLAARRLLELSGFEVQEANGGAAALELMERESGVIDAVLLDWSMPGLSGGQVLVQLRELIPELPIVVSSGAPLDTPLPDVGTVTWLAKPYTLDALVGALATVQAARAGQGSPP, from the coding sequence ATGCCGGGTAGCGGGGAAGGCCTGAAGGGGGGGCGGCTCGACCTGCTGGCGCAGGTCTCGGGCGCGGTCTCCCAGGTGCGCCTGGAGCAGGCGGACACCGGGCTCACCCGGCTCCTCGAGCTCCTGGTCACCGAGCTGGGGGCGGGCTCCGGCTCGCTCTACCGCATCGACCTCGCGAAGCAGGAGGTCGAGAAGCTCGCCCGCTGGGGAGAGTTCGAGGCGCCGGACTGGAGCTACTCGCTCGCCACCGCCCCCGAGCTCGCCGGGCGGCTCCTCGCCGGCGAGCCGATCCTCCTCGAGGTCGCCGGGCTGGAGGCGCCGGTGCGGGCCCTCTTCGAACCGCTCGGGATCGCCGCCGGCCTCGTCGTGCCGATGATGGTGCGGGGGCAGCCCTGGGGCGTGATCGCCTTCTGGTGGGGCAAGGAGCTCGAATTCCCCCGTGAGCTGCCGCCCGCCCTCAGCTCCGTCGCGACCCTGGTGGGCTCCCTGCTGGCTCGCCTCGAGGCCGAGCAGGCCCGGGAGCGCGCCGAGACCTGGTACCGGCTCCACGCCGAGGCCAGCTCCGAGGTGATGGTCCTGCACCGGGAGGGCTTCATCCTCGACGTCAACGAGGCCTGTCTCCGATTCATGGGAATCGAGCGGGAGCAGGTCGTGGGGCGGCCGGCGGTGGACTTCATCCACGCCGACGACCGGGCCCGGGTCCTGAAGCGGATCGCCAGCGGCGACGTGGAGCCCACCGAGATCCGCTTCCTCCGGGCCGACGGCTCCTACCGGTGGGGCTCCGTCGCGGCGCGCAACGCCACCCTGGACGGCCAGCCGGTCCGCCTGATCGTCGGGCGGGACATCACCGAGCAGCGGCGGGCCCGGGAGATCGAGGCGAGGGCGCGGCAGACCCAGCGGCTGGAGAGCATCGGGGTGCTCGCCGGGGGTGTGGCGCACGACTTCAACAACCTGCTGGTCGGGATCCTCGGCAACGCCGAGGCCGCGCTGGCCGACCTCGAGGTGGGGCCCCGGCGGCAGGCCGTCGAGCACATCCGGGAGGCGGCGCTGCGCGCCCGCGGGCTCACCGGTCAGCTCCTCGCCTACGCCGGCCAGAGCCAGGGCGAGCTCTCCGAGGTCGATCTGAACGACCGGATCGAGCTGCTCCTCCCCCTCCTCGACGCCATCCGGACCGGCGCGGTGCGGGTCGAGACGCGCCTCTGCTCGGGCCTCCCCGGCGTGATGGCGGACGGCGCCCAGCTCGATCAGGTGGTGATGAACCTGGCGGGGAACGCCGCGGAGGCCCTGGGCGGAGAGGGCACGGTGGTGATCCGTACCGAGGTCGTCACCATCGACGAGGGCGGCGGGGCCGCCACCCTCTCCGATCGCCTGGAGCCCGGTGAGTATGTCGTGGTGGAGGTCCGGGACGACGGCTCCGGGATGGACGCGGAGGCGCGGCAGCGGGCCTTCGACCCCTTCTTCTCCACCAAGCGCGAGGGCCGGGGTCTGGGGCTGGCGGTGGTCCACGGGGTCGTGCGGGGTCTCGGAGGCGCCATCGGCCTCGAGACGGCGCCGGGGAGGGGGACCCGGATCCGGGTCTATCTGCCTGGCCTGGGGCGACCGGCTCGCAGCGCCGAAGAGCCCCGGGAGAGCGAGGCACCCATGACCACCGGACGGATCCTGATCGTCGACGACGAGCCGATGGTCCGCCTCGCCGCCCGGAGGCTGCTCGAGCTCTCGGGCTTCGAGGTGCAGGAGGCGAACGGTGGGGCGGCCGCCCTCGAGCTCATGGAGCGGGAGTCCGGCGTCATCGACGCGGTGCTCCTCGACTGGTCGATGCCCGGTCTGAGCGGCGGGCAGGTGCTGGTGCAGCTGCGCGAGCTCATCCCCGAGCTGCCGATCGTGGTCTCCTCGGGCGCCCCGCTGGACACCCCGCTGCCCGACGTGGGGACCGTCACCTGGCTCGCCAAGCCCTACACCCTCGACGCCCTCGTCGGTGCGCTCGCCACCGTCCAGGCCGCCCGGGCCGGGCAGGGGTCCCCCCCCTAG
- a CDS encoding sulfotransferase, with protein MSLPAPHRPALARAADLWDRLGRGLGLRRDWLTPEALEEDAARMTGLSDFGPDDYREGLEVFCRSLARDAHLDVVGRAVVRSFLRRILGNRLLLVEHRKHAPAPVELVRPLIVMGLPRTGTTHLHRLLAQDPAAHGPPAWTLWRPLPRLEGPDRRREITIQALEGMRTLSPELDSKHYQEADEPEECYHLLDPSFRAPGLTMLCQARSYWEWVRGQDMRPAYRMYREYLEILQASAPGKRLTLKTPLHTPYLEEILEVIPDACFVQTHRDVVEVAGSMASLAHSMFAVTSPRVDPIQLGELVMDLLRWLAEATLAQREARELPVVDVAYRDLLADPVGTVGRIHEVHGLPFTAEVEAAVRAGAERRPQHRKGTHRYELADFGLSEARVREALAPYVERFLGA; from the coding sequence ATGAGCCTCCCTGCCCCCCACCGGCCCGCCCTGGCCCGGGCCGCCGATCTCTGGGACCGCCTGGGCCGCGGCCTGGGGCTGCGCCGGGACTGGCTCACCCCCGAGGCCCTCGAGGAGGACGCGGCCCGGATGACCGGGCTCTCGGACTTCGGCCCGGACGACTACCGCGAGGGCCTGGAGGTCTTCTGTCGCTCCCTGGCCCGGGACGCGCACCTCGACGTCGTGGGCCGCGCGGTGGTCCGCTCCTTCCTCCGGCGGATCCTGGGCAACCGCCTGCTCCTGGTCGAGCACCGCAAGCACGCCCCGGCCCCGGTCGAGCTCGTCCGGCCCCTGATCGTGATGGGCCTGCCGCGCACCGGCACGACCCACCTCCACCGGCTGCTGGCCCAGGACCCCGCCGCCCACGGCCCGCCGGCCTGGACGCTCTGGCGTCCCCTGCCCCGCCTCGAGGGCCCGGACCGGCGGCGCGAGATCACCATCCAGGCGCTCGAGGGCATGCGGACCCTGAGCCCCGAGCTGGACTCGAAGCACTACCAGGAGGCCGACGAGCCCGAGGAGTGCTACCACCTCCTCGACCCCTCCTTCCGGGCGCCGGGCCTGACCATGCTCTGCCAGGCCCGCTCCTACTGGGAGTGGGTGAGGGGCCAGGACATGCGGCCGGCCTACCGGATGTACCGGGAGTACCTGGAGATCCTCCAGGCCTCGGCGCCGGGGAAGCGTCTCACCCTCAAGACCCCCCTCCACACCCCCTACCTGGAGGAGATCCTCGAGGTGATCCCGGACGCCTGCTTCGTGCAGACCCACCGGGACGTGGTCGAGGTCGCCGGCAGCATGGCGAGCCTGGCGCACTCGATGTTCGCGGTGACCTCCCCCCGGGTCGATCCGATCCAGCTCGGCGAGCTCGTGATGGATCTCTTGCGCTGGCTGGCCGAGGCGACCCTCGCCCAGCGGGAGGCGCGGGAGCTGCCGGTGGTGGACGTGGCCTACCGGGACCTGCTGGCCGATCCCGTCGGGACGGTCGGGCGGATCCACGAGGTGCACGGCCTGCCCTTCACCGCCGAGGTGGAGGCCGCGGTCCGGGCCGGCGCCGAGAGGCGGCCCCAGCACCGCAAGGGCACCCACCGCTACGAGCTCGCCGACTTCGGCCTCAGCGAGGCCCGGGTGCGCGAGGCCCTCGCCCCCTACGTCGAGCGCTTCCTCGGCGCCTGA
- a CDS encoding GMC family oxidoreductase, with protein MVVGSGPGGALAARRLAEAGRSVIVLEAGPIVRPHERRKDAGRTLSRFFWDGGMRTTRGNTVMPSMRAKNLGGGSVWNSAICMRSSDEAHERWLAKTGIDLRNGSLAADYEAVERFMGVRPVDPAIQGRRNELFAQGARAIGLNPLVIERNEAGCKGSGECFTGCPNDAKLSTDKRGIPEVLAAGGKVISSVVVEELITKGTRVRGVVGRVMHPTNGQRTHRVTIHAKAVILSAGAIENPVIIQKSGFRREGIGGNLMFHPGLLVLGVFGEEVLPWAGASQGYHCLDLMDRGIKLESIWAPPSLMAFRFAGFGRELQEKLARYAQMAPFDAWVSGQDSVGRVNHVPGLGTDMTYHFGQGDVDRLVEALATLTEMFFAVGAEEVILGLDSLPPSTGDRKIVEKLRSEKFSITDFTVASNHVFGTMQMGTDPIAHGTDLRGAVFGTDGLYVADTSLLPESPGANPMMPAMALAHRVAGYVDRDL; from the coding sequence GTGGTCGTCGGCTCCGGTCCTGGCGGGGCCCTCGCAGCAAGGAGACTGGCCGAGGCCGGTCGCTCGGTCATCGTCCTCGAGGCGGGCCCCATCGTGCGCCCCCACGAGCGGCGCAAGGATGCCGGCCGCACGCTCTCCCGCTTCTTCTGGGACGGCGGGATGCGGACCACCCGGGGCAACACCGTCATGCCCTCCATGCGGGCGAAGAACCTCGGGGGCGGCTCGGTCTGGAACTCGGCCATCTGCATGCGCTCCTCCGACGAGGCGCACGAGCGGTGGCTGGCCAAGACCGGCATCGACCTGCGCAACGGCAGCCTGGCCGCCGACTACGAGGCCGTCGAGCGCTTCATGGGCGTGCGGCCGGTGGACCCGGCGATCCAGGGGAGGCGCAACGAGCTCTTCGCGCAGGGCGCGCGGGCCATCGGCCTGAACCCCCTGGTCATCGAGCGCAACGAGGCCGGCTGCAAGGGCTCCGGCGAGTGCTTCACCGGCTGCCCCAACGACGCCAAGCTCTCGACCGACAAGCGGGGCATCCCGGAGGTGCTCGCCGCCGGCGGGAAGGTCATCTCCTCGGTGGTCGTCGAGGAGCTGATCACCAAGGGCACCCGGGTGCGCGGCGTCGTCGGGCGGGTGATGCACCCGACCAACGGGCAGCGCACGCACCGGGTCACCATCCACGCCAAGGCGGTGATCCTCTCCGCGGGCGCCATCGAGAACCCGGTCATCATCCAGAAGAGCGGCTTCCGCCGGGAGGGCATCGGCGGGAACCTGATGTTCCACCCGGGCCTGCTGGTGCTCGGCGTCTTCGGCGAGGAGGTCCTGCCCTGGGCGGGCGCCTCGCAGGGCTACCACTGCCTCGACCTGATGGATCGCGGCATCAAGCTCGAGTCGATCTGGGCGCCGCCCTCGCTGATGGCCTTCCGCTTCGCCGGCTTCGGCCGGGAGCTGCAGGAGAAGCTGGCCCGCTACGCTCAGATGGCGCCCTTCGACGCCTGGGTGAGCGGTCAGGACTCCGTCGGCCGGGTCAACCACGTGCCGGGCCTCGGCACGGACATGACCTACCACTTCGGTCAGGGCGACGTGGATCGCCTGGTCGAGGCCCTCGCCACGCTCACCGAGATGTTCTTCGCGGTGGGCGCCGAGGAGGTCATCCTGGGCCTGGACAGCCTGCCCCCCTCCACCGGGGACCGGAAGATCGTGGAGAAGCTTCGCAGCGAGAAGTTCAGCATCACGGACTTCACCGTGGCCAGCAACCACGTCTTCGGCACCATGCAGATGGGCACCGATCCCATCGCCCACGGCACCGACCTGCGGGGCGCGGTCTTCGGCACCGACGGCCTCTACGTCGCCGACACCAGCCTCCTGCCGGAGAGCCCCGGCGCCAACCCGATGATGCCCGCCATGGCCCTGGCCCACCGGGTCGCCGGCTACGTCGATCGAGATCTCTGA
- a CDS encoding FHA domain-containing protein, with protein sequence MSEVLTLASFVEAHETQPLELFLLENARPVLLHHSHQQSVADAADFRTALLGASMPQLSYAAPLTPDLPVYPLVKAAGALYSDRIIIGRTSNCDIPLPFASISKFHAYVTWPEDPDAPEGLEQQYWLTDPGSTNGCFIDGRRLELRKPKVIHDGAHILFGEQSFSFLTPATFEQAVARIAAMVR encoded by the coding sequence ATGAGCGAGGTTCTCACCCTTGCCTCCTTCGTCGAGGCCCACGAGACGCAGCCGCTCGAGCTCTTCCTCCTGGAGAACGCTCGGCCGGTCCTGCTCCACCACTCGCACCAGCAGTCCGTGGCGGACGCCGCCGACTTCCGGACCGCCCTGCTGGGCGCCTCCATGCCGCAGCTCTCCTACGCCGCGCCCCTGACCCCGGACCTGCCGGTCTACCCGCTGGTGAAGGCCGCCGGCGCGCTCTACTCGGACCGGATCATCATCGGGCGGACCAGCAACTGCGACATCCCGCTGCCCTTCGCCTCCATCTCGAAGTTCCACGCCTACGTCACCTGGCCCGAGGACCCCGACGCGCCGGAGGGGCTCGAGCAGCAGTACTGGCTGACCGATCCCGGCTCGACCAACGGCTGCTTCATCGACGGAAGAAGGCTGGAGCTGCGCAAGCCGAAGGTCATCCACGATGGCGCGCACATCCTCTTCGGGGAGCAGTCCTTCTCCTTCCTGACGCCGGCCACCTTCGAGCAGGCCGTGGCCCGCATCGCCGCCATGGTCCGCTAG
- a CDS encoding ferritin family protein, with product MTTQLDFTTLDLQDALDLAILIEKEAEERYTQFATMLGATDGAEIFEKMSRNEKAHGDELRARREKLFGDAPSRMHEDMIQDVEAPDMHQPSHGMSVRAALEVAMRSEKKAHDFFAAALPSIEDAEVKALFEELRDEEIEHQQLLEEQMGRYPETLEPDIDPDSVETPAL from the coding sequence ATGACGACTCAGCTCGACTTCACCACCCTGGATCTGCAAGACGCCCTCGACCTCGCCATCCTCATCGAGAAGGAGGCCGAGGAGCGCTACACCCAGTTCGCGACGATGCTCGGCGCCACCGACGGCGCGGAGATCTTCGAGAAGATGTCCCGCAACGAGAAGGCGCACGGTGACGAGCTCCGCGCGAGGCGGGAGAAGCTCTTCGGCGACGCCCCCTCGCGGATGCACGAGGACATGATCCAGGACGTCGAGGCCCCGGACATGCACCAGCCCAGCCACGGGATGTCGGTGCGGGCCGCCCTCGAGGTCGCCATGAGGTCGGAGAAGAAGGCCCACGACTTCTTCGCCGCCGCCCTGCCGAGCATCGAGGACGCCGAGGTGAAGGCCCTCTTCGAGGAGCTGCGCGACGAGGAGATCGAGCACCAGCAGCTGCTCGAGGAGCAGATGGGCCGCTACCCCGAGACCCTCGAGCCGGACATCGACCCCGACTCGGTCGAGACCCCCGCGCTCTAG
- a CDS encoding Zn-dependent hydrolase — protein MDLSKLRVNGARLRETLETMAKIGGTPAGGVQRLACSDLDKQGRDQLCAWFREIGLEITVDQMGNIFGRRPGKQNDLAPVMSGSHADSQPKGGRFDGILGILGMLEVLRTIHENEVETERPLIVVDWTNEEGSRFAPAMVASGVWAGELDLQWAYERTDIDGKKQGDELERIGYKGEAPCKAFPVHAYYEYHIEQGPILEREGKQIGAPKGILCLHWYDVYLEGEANQVGPTPMEGRHDALCAASEMILAVEALPGKMGGNMVATVGEIQNEPNSRNIIPDKLHFTVDIRSWDDELALKAWDGLRGQFEEIAARRGCPIRIEETWRVEHAPFDEKLVDRVLESAELLGYSNMRHVSGAGHDASYMNHVCPTAMIFVPSIDGRSHVEVEETTWEDCEAGANVLLHAVLASANETE, from the coding sequence ATGGATCTGTCGAAGCTGCGAGTGAACGGCGCGCGTCTGCGCGAGACCCTCGAGACCATGGCCAAGATCGGCGGCACCCCCGCCGGCGGCGTCCAGCGCCTGGCCTGCTCCGACCTCGACAAGCAGGGCCGGGACCAGCTCTGCGCGTGGTTCCGGGAGATCGGCCTCGAGATCACGGTCGATCAGATGGGGAACATCTTCGGCCGCCGCCCGGGCAAGCAGAACGACCTGGCGCCGGTGATGAGCGGCTCCCACGCCGACTCCCAGCCCAAGGGCGGCCGATTCGACGGCATCCTGGGCATCCTGGGGATGCTGGAGGTGCTGCGGACGATCCACGAGAACGAGGTCGAGACCGAGCGCCCCCTGATCGTGGTCGACTGGACCAACGAGGAGGGCTCCCGCTTCGCCCCCGCCATGGTCGCCTCGGGCGTCTGGGCCGGCGAGCTGGACCTGCAGTGGGCCTACGAGCGCACCGACATCGACGGCAAGAAGCAGGGGGATGAGCTCGAGCGGATCGGCTACAAGGGCGAGGCCCCCTGCAAGGCCTTCCCGGTGCACGCCTACTACGAGTACCACATCGAGCAGGGCCCCATCCTCGAGCGCGAGGGCAAGCAGATCGGCGCCCCCAAGGGCATCCTCTGCCTGCACTGGTACGACGTCTACCTGGAGGGCGAGGCCAACCAGGTCGGCCCGACCCCGATGGAGGGCCGCCACGACGCCCTCTGCGCCGCCTCGGAGATGATCCTCGCCGTCGAGGCCCTCCCCGGGAAGATGGGCGGCAACATGGTCGCCACCGTGGGCGAGATCCAGAACGAGCCCAACTCCCGGAACATCATCCCGGACAAGCTCCACTTCACGGTGGACATCCGCTCCTGGGACGACGAGCTGGCCCTCAAGGCCTGGGACGGCCTGCGCGGGCAGTTCGAGGAGATCGCCGCTCGCCGCGGCTGCCCCATCCGCATCGAGGAGACCTGGCGGGTGGAGCACGCCCCCTTCGACGAGAAGCTGGTGGACCGTGTCCTCGAGAGCGCCGAGCTGCTCGGCTACTCGAACATGCGGCACGTCAGCGGCGCCGGCCACGACGCCAGCTACATGAACCACGTCTGCCCCACGGCGATGATCTTCGTCCCCTCCATCGACGGCCGCAGCCACGTGGAGGTCGAGGAGACCACCTGGGAGGACTGCGAGGCCGGCGCCAACGTGCTGCTCCACGCGGTCCTTGCCAGCGCCAACGAAACCGAGTGA